One genomic region from Euzebya tangerina encodes:
- the pstB gene encoding phosphate ABC transporter ATP-binding protein PstB — protein MTDINQAAAQETEQSTAITTNLAPELDLDERDPLPERPAVFETAGVTIFYGDVPAIREVDFTIYENEITAFIGPSGCGKSTLLRAYNRTNDLIPSSHMTGTITYHGNDLYADEVDPVEVRRRVGMVFQKPNPFPKSIYDNVAYGPRAQGMKENMDDIVEKSLRGAALWDEVKDKLDESGYSLSGGQQQRLCIARAIAVEPDVILMDEPCSALDPVATHRIEDLMAKLKDEYTIVIVTHNMQQAARASDRTAFFTTEVVEDTSGKDHRSGRLVEYAPTQTLFSNPEDDRTQQYITGRFG, from the coding sequence ACCGCGATCACGACCAATCTCGCGCCGGAGCTGGACCTGGACGAGCGTGATCCGCTCCCTGAGCGTCCTGCCGTCTTCGAGACCGCCGGTGTCACGATCTTCTACGGCGACGTACCGGCCATCCGCGAGGTGGACTTCACCATCTACGAGAACGAGATCACGGCGTTCATCGGTCCCTCGGGCTGTGGCAAGTCGACGCTGTTGCGGGCCTACAACCGGACCAACGACCTGATCCCCTCCTCGCACATGACGGGCACGATCACCTATCACGGCAACGACCTCTACGCCGACGAGGTCGACCCGGTCGAGGTGCGGCGACGTGTCGGCATGGTCTTCCAGAAGCCCAACCCCTTCCCCAAGTCGATCTACGACAACGTCGCCTACGGACCTCGTGCCCAGGGCATGAAGGAGAACATGGACGACATCGTCGAGAAGTCGCTGCGGGGCGCGGCGCTGTGGGACGAGGTCAAGGACAAGCTGGACGAGAGCGGCTACAGCCTCTCCGGTGGACAGCAGCAGCGGCTGTGCATCGCCCGTGCGATCGCGGTCGAGCCCGACGTGATCCTCATGGACGAGCCCTGCTCGGCCCTCGACCCGGTGGCGACGCATCGCATCGAGGATCTGATGGCCAAGCTCAAGGACGAGTACACCATCGTGATCGTCACGCACAACATGCAACAGGCGGCCCGAGCGAGCGATCGGACCGCGTTCTTCACCACCGAGGTCGTCGAGGACACCAGCGGCAAGGACCACCGGTCCGGACGGCTGGTCGAGTACGCCCCGACTCAGACGCTGTTCAGCAACCCCGAGGACGACCGGACCCAGCAGTACATCACCGGTCGGTTCGGCTGA